One window of Terriglobia bacterium genomic DNA carries:
- a CDS encoding FG-GAP-like repeat-containing protein, with amino-acid sequence MGEHLFSGWVGSRRKFLGCSAALSFLPAPMRQQWSAGPVALPGLDAPELTPARLHPHYRTPGPLAGILKKVNPEHDDFPVEKFAARIKATLRKWTESLEQSAPAGLDAVGQALPSHFVGASLRPDESRVLRNDSVLEIRRRSFPASRTLDRSDFLESIKETLSSYSALLRAQLHLAEVKIVTQEPASLETIVRYELLGKSPDCYREQRSGNWRISWAQTPQGTLGITGWSAEDETQVRASAPVFQEITSEALAGNPSYSEQLLPGANYWRTVLDSACGMDVYGNNGIAAGDIDNDGFDDLYVCQPSGLPNRLYRNRGDGTFTDITGTAGVGILDATPCALFADVLNRGRQDLLVVTVTEPLLFLNQGNGTFQLKPNAFHFQQPPKGTFTGASFGDYDRDGKLDLYLCLYSYYEGLGEYRYPAPYYDAQNGPANFLFHNEGDGTFRDVTAAAGMDQGNNHFSFDCHWCDYDGDGWQDLYVVNDFGRNNLYHNNGDGTFTDVAARAGVLDIGPGMSACWFDYDNDGSPDLYVSNMWEDAGRRISGQSDFMPSLPQATRALYQRFATGNSLYHNRGDGAFQDRSKTAGVEISGWSWSCQDWDFDHDGYPDLYIANGFISGPDPQNLESFFWRQVIARSPASGARSPEYELGWDAINELVRADGTWAGYQRNTFYANNRDGTFAEAAGAVGLDFIDDSRAFALADFDHDGRLEVFLKNRSGPQLRILRNVAEGIGNAIAFRLRGTKSNRDAIGTWVIVETAGARQMKLLQAGSGFCSQHSKEIFFGLGHSSGPLRATIHWPSGVVSTYDNLPSNHRVEVVEGSQEVHAEPFAKSASGPHARDGQPREPPLPSVFGTWLIAPLDAPDFSLPDLAGKTHALSGLAGTQVLLNFWATWAEASISFLAQLQKGSGLLRQAGLQVLAIAVDPPGSQEKVRALVREHQFSFPVLLGPDEVGSVYNLLFRYLFDRHRDLPVPTSFLIDRDSSIAKVYQGPVEVSQIARDAARIPRTATERRQRALPFVGQTRGTYSRNYFTYGLVFAQHGYSEAAESAFERAISQDPNAAEAYYDLGTLYMQKKQWGLAEAVLQKAVQLKPGDPMGLNNLGIVAAQQGKPTVAEQYFKQVLKSDPSNNLAISNLADLYRSQQRFQDAQQLLEEALEGSPDDPQLNYKLGMVYAGQGRNSQAQTYLERAVRLQPGNAEALDNLGVVYALTGQLDRAAETFSRCIQEAPSFDQPYLNLARVDVKIGRREEAVQVLKALLAQVPGHPLAQKYLEQLQR; translated from the coding sequence TTGGGCGAGCATCTATTTTCAGGCTGGGTCGGGTCACGCCGGAAGTTTCTGGGTTGCAGCGCAGCGCTTTCGTTCCTCCCCGCGCCGATGCGGCAACAGTGGTCCGCAGGCCCAGTGGCCCTTCCGGGACTTGATGCTCCCGAATTGACGCCCGCTCGCCTGCACCCGCATTACCGAACGCCAGGACCGCTTGCCGGCATTCTCAAGAAGGTCAATCCCGAACACGACGATTTTCCCGTTGAAAAGTTCGCTGCCAGAATTAAGGCGACCCTGCGAAAGTGGACTGAATCTCTCGAACAATCGGCGCCGGCGGGGCTTGATGCCGTTGGTCAGGCCCTGCCCAGTCATTTTGTGGGCGCGAGCCTTCGCCCGGATGAAAGTCGCGTCCTTCGCAACGACAGCGTCTTGGAAATCAGAAGACGGAGCTTTCCAGCTTCCCGGACGCTCGACCGCAGCGACTTTCTCGAATCCATTAAGGAGACGCTGTCATCGTATTCCGCGTTGCTCAGGGCGCAGCTCCACCTTGCGGAGGTCAAAATCGTCACCCAGGAACCTGCGTCGCTCGAGACGATTGTCCGCTACGAGCTCCTGGGGAAATCGCCGGACTGCTATCGCGAGCAGCGGTCAGGCAACTGGAGGATTTCGTGGGCGCAGACACCGCAGGGAACTCTGGGCATCACGGGTTGGAGTGCAGAAGACGAAACCCAGGTGCGCGCATCCGCTCCGGTGTTTCAGGAGATCACTTCGGAGGCGTTGGCGGGCAATCCCTCGTATTCCGAGCAGTTGCTGCCGGGAGCTAACTATTGGAGGACTGTTCTTGACAGCGCGTGCGGAATGGATGTCTACGGCAACAATGGCATCGCCGCCGGAGACATCGACAACGACGGTTTTGATGACCTCTATGTCTGCCAGCCTTCCGGTCTGCCCAACCGGCTCTATCGCAATCGCGGCGACGGAACGTTCACTGACATCACCGGCACAGCAGGCGTCGGGATTCTGGACGCTACACCGTGCGCGCTGTTTGCCGATGTCCTGAACCGCGGCCGCCAGGACTTACTGGTGGTCACGGTTACCGAGCCGCTGCTTTTCCTCAATCAGGGCAACGGTACGTTCCAGTTGAAGCCCAACGCTTTTCATTTCCAGCAGCCGCCGAAGGGAACATTCACCGGCGCTTCTTTCGGCGACTATGATCGCGACGGAAAACTGGACCTCTATTTGTGCCTGTATAGTTACTACGAAGGCCTCGGTGAATATCGCTATCCCGCGCCCTACTACGACGCGCAGAACGGCCCTGCCAATTTCCTGTTTCACAACGAAGGCGATGGAACATTCCGCGACGTCACCGCGGCGGCGGGAATGGACCAGGGCAACAATCACTTCAGTTTCGACTGCCACTGGTGCGACTATGACGGCGACGGATGGCAGGACCTCTACGTGGTGAATGATTTCGGCCGCAACAATCTTTATCACAACAACGGAGATGGGACCTTCACGGACGTGGCCGCCAGGGCCGGCGTGCTGGATATCGGCCCCGGGATGAGCGCCTGCTGGTTCGATTATGACAACGACGGCAGCCCGGACCTTTACGTCTCAAACATGTGGGAGGATGCCGGACGCCGGATCAGCGGCCAGAGCGATTTTATGCCTTCACTGCCACAGGCGACCCGCGCGCTGTATCAGCGTTTCGCTACGGGCAACTCCCTTTATCACAACCGCGGAGACGGCGCCTTTCAAGATCGCAGCAAGACGGCCGGAGTGGAGATCTCCGGGTGGTCATGGTCCTGCCAGGATTGGGACTTTGACCACGACGGATATCCCGATCTCTACATCGCCAACGGATTTATTTCCGGACCCGACCCGCAGAACCTTGAAAGCTTTTTCTGGCGGCAGGTGATTGCGCGTTCGCCTGCGAGCGGCGCCCGCTCGCCTGAATACGAACTGGGCTGGGACGCCATCAATGAGCTGGTCCGCGCTGACGGTACCTGGGCTGGCTATCAGCGGAACACTTTTTACGCCAACAATCGCGACGGCACGTTCGCGGAAGCAGCAGGGGCCGTGGGACTCGACTTCATTGATGACAGCCGGGCCTTTGCGCTGGCGGATTTTGACCACGATGGGCGGCTGGAGGTTTTTCTCAAGAACCGCAGCGGGCCGCAGCTTCGAATCCTGCGCAACGTCGCGGAAGGAATCGGAAATGCAATCGCCTTCCGCCTGCGCGGGACCAAAAGCAACCGCGATGCAATAGGGACCTGGGTCATTGTGGAGACCGCCGGCGCGCGTCAGATGAAGCTTTTGCAGGCAGGGTCGGGATTTTGTTCGCAGCACAGCAAAGAAATCTTCTTCGGCCTCGGTCATTCCTCTGGTCCCTTGCGCGCCACGATTCACTGGCCCAGCGGTGTGGTGTCCACATACGATAACCTGCCTTCCAACCACCGCGTTGAAGTTGTGGAGGGTTCACAGGAGGTTCACGCGGAGCCCTTTGCGAAGTCCGCTTCCGGGCCTCATGCGCGGGACGGCCAGCCGCGAGAACCGCCGCTCCCATCCGTGTTTGGAACGTGGCTGATTGCACCTCTTGACGCGCCGGATTTTTCCTTGCCTGACCTGGCGGGCAAGACGCACGCTCTCTCCGGGCTTGCCGGGACTCAGGTATTGCTGAATTTCTGGGCGACCTGGGCAGAAGCTTCCATCAGCTTCCTCGCCCAGCTCCAGAAAGGGTCGGGCCTTCTCCGGCAGGCCGGGCTGCAGGTTCTTGCAATCGCCGTGGACCCGCCGGGCAGCCAGGAGAAGGTTCGGGCGCTCGTTCGCGAACATCAATTTTCATTCCCTGTCCTTCTGGGACCAGACGAGGTGGGTTCGGTCTACAACCTGCTGTTTCGGTATTTGTTTGACCGGCACCGGGACCTTCCTGTTCCCACATCCTTTCTCATCGATAGAGATAGCAGCATCGCCAAGGTCTACCAGGGGCCTGTGGAGGTTTCCCAGATCGCCAGGGACGCGGCGCGGATCCCCCGCACCGCCACGGAACGCCGGCAGCGCGCTCTCCCGTTTGTGGGCCAAACCCGCGGCACATACTCGCGCAACTATTTCACCTATGGCCTGGTGTTTGCGCAGCATGGGTACAGCGAGGCGGCGGAATCGGCATTCGAACGAGCCATCAGCCAGGATCCCAACGCCGCCGAGGCGTATTACGACCTGGGCACGCTTTACATGCAAAAGAAGCAATGGGGCCTGGCGGAAGCAGTGCTGCAAAAGGCAGTCCAACTCAAGCCGGGCGACCCGATGGGCCTAAACAACCTGGGCATTGTGGCGGCGCAGCAAGGAAAGCCGACGGTGGCTGAACAGTATTTCAAGCAGGTGCTGAAGTCAGACCCATCCAATAATCTGGCCATCAGCAATCTTGCTGACCTTTACCGAAGCCAGCAAAGGTTCCAGGACGCCCAACAGTTACTTGAGGAAGCTTTAGAAGGCAGCCCGGATGATCCTCAATTGAATTACAAGCTGGGAATGGTGTACGCGGGGCAGGGGCGCAATAGCCAGGCGCAGACGTACCTTGAACGGGCAGTTCGATTGCAACCTGGCAACGCCGAGGCACTTGATAATCTCGGCGTCGTCTATGCCCTGACCGGACAGCTTGATCGCGCGGCTGAGACTTTTTCCCGGTGCATTCAGGAAGCGCCCAGCTTTGACCAGCCCTATCTGAACCTGGCGCGAGTGGACGTTAAAATCGGCCGGCGCGAGGAAGCTGTTCAAGTCCTGAAAGCATTGCTCGCTCAGGTCCCCGGGCATCCTCTGGCGCAAAAATATTTAGAGCAACTACAGAGGTAG
- a CDS encoding tetratricopeptide repeat protein translates to MRVINSTCASGCGRENDLRDFRPERFKVWKVALALWCALSTGLLAQTPGTVTGTVKTEVGAGVPHAEVIARASGGRIAATALTDDRGSFRLPPIRSGTYRLEVQFPGQLQVASRPVVIKDGDHAVLDFVGVPAHGASQGHGDLLGPVTFYNHSDFKQGQLTDPSGGGGYSNGASAQAVKILNQYLAPPDSAASGNGGESYGKPASVAGPHEAELERSGSELLKNQNYAQAVRVFQQATALYPLSERLQMGLGLSLFGAGKYPEAAGVMHEAARLAPNDSGPVVMLAETLQFVDDPAAPGLLKRFVELHPANARGRYAYGLSLWREFRIDHHPAALTGAETEFKKAVELDPNDADAHLQLGMIYDEQKLPDRAANEYRTTLHVNPKLAAAHYRLAQDYERLGEKGKAEAEFAQYDQLRGRTSR, encoded by the coding sequence ATGCGGGTTATCAATTCAACGTGCGCTTCGGGATGTGGCCGGGAGAATGATCTGCGGGATTTCCGGCCCGAGAGGTTCAAGGTTTGGAAAGTAGCTCTGGCGCTGTGGTGTGCGCTTTCAACCGGACTTTTGGCCCAAACGCCCGGCACCGTTACGGGAACTGTGAAGACCGAGGTCGGGGCAGGCGTTCCGCACGCGGAGGTTATTGCGAGGGCGTCCGGCGGGCGAATTGCTGCCACCGCCCTGACCGATGATCGCGGGAGCTTCCGGTTGCCGCCGATTCGGTCCGGCACTTATCGGCTGGAAGTCCAGTTTCCCGGGCAATTGCAGGTTGCCTCCAGACCAGTGGTGATCAAGGACGGGGACCACGCCGTATTGGATTTCGTTGGCGTTCCTGCGCATGGAGCGTCGCAAGGCCACGGTGATTTGCTCGGCCCGGTTACCTTCTACAACCACTCCGACTTCAAGCAAGGGCAACTGACAGATCCATCAGGCGGCGGAGGATACAGCAATGGGGCCTCTGCCCAGGCCGTCAAAATACTCAACCAGTATCTTGCGCCGCCAGACTCGGCGGCCTCTGGGAACGGCGGCGAGTCGTACGGAAAACCTGCTTCTGTAGCAGGACCACACGAAGCGGAATTAGAACGGTCGGGGAGCGAACTTTTGAAAAACCAGAATTACGCACAGGCCGTAAGGGTTTTCCAACAGGCGACGGCCCTCTACCCTCTATCGGAGCGTTTGCAGATGGGGCTTGGCCTGTCGCTGTTTGGCGCTGGGAAATACCCGGAAGCCGCTGGCGTCATGCATGAAGCTGCCAGGCTTGCACCCAATGATTCCGGGCCGGTCGTGATGCTTGCTGAGACCCTACAATTTGTGGATGACCCTGCAGCCCCCGGCCTGTTGAAACGTTTTGTGGAGCTTCATCCGGCGAACGCCAGAGGCCGTTATGCTTACGGCCTTTCCTTGTGGAGGGAATTTCGGATAGACCACCATCCGGCAGCGCTCACTGGCGCCGAGACGGAATTCAAAAAGGCGGTTGAGCTGGATCCAAATGATGCCGACGCCCATCTGCAATTGGGCATGATTTACGACGAGCAGAAGCTGCCGGACCGTGCGGCCAACGAATACCGGACAACCCTCCACGTGAACCCCAAGCTGGCTGCCGCGCATTACCGCCTCGCGCAGGATTACGAGCGCCTGGGAGAAAAGGGGAAGGCCGAGGCGGAATTCGCGCAGTATGATCAACTGCGCGGGCGCACATCCCGTTGA